A single Phoenix dactylifera cultivar Barhee BC4 chromosome 1, palm_55x_up_171113_PBpolish2nd_filt_p, whole genome shotgun sequence DNA region contains:
- the LOC103707537 gene encoding receptor-like cytosolic serine/threonine-protein kinase RBK2, protein MCLWLFCSSDQMDDLIEEIGDSPPGENANISRECSGKPPRIGGFFSGRDKDTTSLLSVSVSAQDLRSLDMEKDTLEATEVSSPRGVLEDGLRCSDSETSSSKASTSCSETQLLSNSPSLWKGFFRFWKQKSMRRLSSFPPLGVPKLSRRKSNRETHGPRSDNTTDYDNCCFKPSWKNFTLSELQKATNNFRPENIIGKGGYAEVYKGSLEDGQLVAIKKLTQGTADERTKNFLSELGIIVHLNHPNTAKLIGVGTEGGMYLVLQLSSHGSLETLLHGSKDKLNWDVRYKIATGTATGLEYLHERCQKRIIHRDIKAANVLLTDDFEPQICDFGLAMWLPDKLTHHTLSNFEGTFGYLAPEYCTHGIVDEKTDVYAFGVLLLELITGRRAINASQQSLVMWAKPLLEKNEIKELVDPFLNDAYDLKQVRCVAQTAYMCIQHSSVLRPQMSQVLKLLEGEQMRSESMKGIHKPLIRRTYSEELFDAEEYNATRYLNALTQHKKLALDL, encoded by the exons ATGTGCCTCTGGTTATTTTGCAGCAGCGATCAAATGGATGATCTCATCGAAGAAATTGGTGACTCCCCTCCAGG AGAAAATGCCAATATATCCAGAGAGTGCAGTGGAAAGCCCCCTCGAATAGGAGGATTTTTTTCAGGCCGTGATAAAGATACAACCAGCTTGTTATCTGTCTCTGTTTCTGCTCAAG ATTTGAGGTCACTAGACATGGAGAAGGATACCCTAGAAGCGACAGAGGTATCATCTCCTAGAGGAGTCCTCGAAGATGGCTTGAGGTGTTCGGATTCGGAGACAAGTTCTTCGAAGGCCAGCACATCCTGCTCTGAAACACAATTGCTCTCGAACAGCCCTTCCCTATGGAAGGGATTCTTTCGTTTCTGGAAGCAGAAATCAATGAGGAGATTATCCAGTTTTCCTCCGCTCGGAGTCCCAAAGCTATCAAGGAGGAAGAGCAATAGGGAGACTCATGGCCCCAGATCAGACAACACCACTGATTATGACAATTGCTGCTTCaaaccttcttggaagaacttcaCACTCTCAGAGCTCCAGAAAGCCACCAATAACTTCAGGCCAG AGAACATTATAGGGAAAGGCGGTTATGCTGAGGTTTACAAAGGAAGCCTAGAAGATGGACAGCTTGTAGCAATTAAAAAACTTACCCAAGGAACAGCAGATGAAAGAACAAAAAATTTCTTATCTGAATTGGGAATCATAGTCCATCTAAATCATCCAAACACTGCCAAATTGATTGGCGTTGGGACTGAAGGAGGCATGTATCTTGTTTTACAGCTGTCCTCTCATGGGAGCTTGGAAACTCTTCTTCATG GTTCAAAGGATAAACTAAACTGGGATGTGAGATACAAGATTGCCACAGGGACAGCAACAGGTCTTGAGTATCTTCATGAGAGGTGTCAGAAGCGCATCATTCACCGAGACATCAAGGCTGCTAATGTGTTGCTTACTGATGACTTCGAACCACAG ATATGTGACTTTGGCCTTGCTATGTGGCTGCCTGACAAGTTGACTCACCATACATTATCAAATTTCGAAGGCACATTTGG CTATCTCGCCCCTGAGTACTGCACTCATGGGATAGTTGATGAGAAAACTGATGTATATGCTTTCGGGGTTCTATTGCTAGAGCTTATTACCGGACGCAGAGCAATAAATGCATCACAACAAAGTTTAGTAATGTGG GCAAAGCCATTACTTGAAAAGAATGAAATCAAGGAGCTTGTTGATCCTTTCCTAAATGATGCTTACGACCTGAAGCAAGTGAGATGTGTAGCACAAACAGCTTATATGTGCATTCAGCATTCATCGGTTTTGCGACCTCAGATGAGTCAG GTATTAAAGCTACTAGAAGGTGAACAAATGCGGTCTGAGTCCATGAAAGGGATTCACAAGCCACTTATCCGGAGGACATATTCAGAGGAACTCTTTGATGCAGAAGAGTACAATGCGACAAGATATCTGAACGCTCTTACTCAACATAAGAAGCTTGCTCTGGATTTATAA
- the LOC103707538 gene encoding probable LRR receptor-like serine/threonine-protein kinase RKF3, which produces MGRKRRTSPAPIVTERSRKEYSFISPSSMTSLPISVFFLSWCLLLGLVRSQNSSCPLDFSILQKFITNADAGSDTSSRCTFAVVAFHLVQAEYLRTAGLFVPPAASADACWSSLNSILRPLVPSSFSLPSSCGFQPSWISEGCMNLTSRAEFEAVVPASGLRDMDQNCNQSLHAVPSCTACTTSLNRVKAAYLPGPDYGNVTDCTAYTFIYAAGVVNRFGPTDNDTAYCIFLLNSQSSSSGGSSNAWIFGVAAGCLVVVLLAVLAAWWLRRRRRERLRRRRRKSMRPESGPSKAMESIGASTTLIKFTFDEIKEATKNFSRDSIIGRGGYGNVYKGTLPDGSEVALKRFKNCSAAGDASFAHEVEVIASVRHVNLVALRGYCTATTPLEGHQRIIVCDLMRNGSLHDHLFGSGVARLSWPARQRIAVGTARGLAYLHYGAQPAIIHRDIKASNILLDDSFEPMVADFGLARFAPEGMSHVSTMVAGTLGYVAPEYALYGQLTEKSDVFSFGVVLLELLSGKKAFVSLGEGQAFLVTDWAWSLVRKGRTLDVIEEGMEELSSKEVLEKYVLVAVLSTHPQLHARPTMDQIVKILETDLDVPSIPDRPISIMASREDIEKSASSSGSGQLSTFAGYQTFNSANDDANSDGSEVV; this is translated from the coding sequence atggggagaaaaagaagaacttctccAGCACCCATAGTAACAGAGAGAAGCAGGAAAGAGTACTCATTCATTTCTCCTTCATCAATGACGTCTCTTCCTATCTccgtcttcttcctctcttggtGTCTCCTCCTTGGCTTGGTCCGCTCTCAGAACTCTTCATGCCCTCTAGACTTCTCGATCCTCCAGAAGTTCATCACCAACGCGGATGCCGGCTCGGACACCAGCTCCCGGTGCACCTTCGCCGTCGTGGCCTTCCATCTGGTCCAGGCCGAGTACCTCCGCACCGCCGGCCTCTTCGTCCCGCCCGCCGCCTCCGCCGACGCCTGCTGGTCCTCCTTGAACTCTATCCTCCGCCCCCTCGtaccctcctccttctccctcccctcctcctgcGGCTTCCAGCCCTCCTGGATCTCCGAGGGCTGCATGAACCTTACCTCCCGCGCCGAATTCGAGGCCGTCGTGCCGGCCTCCGGCCTCCGCGACATGGACCAGAACTGCAACCAGTCCCTCCACGCCGTCCCCTCCTGCACCGCCTGCACCACCAGCCTCAATCGCGTCAAGGCCGCCTACCTCCCCGGCCCCGACTACGGCAACGTCACCGACTGCACCGCCTACACCTTCATCTACGCCGCCGGCGTCGTCAACCGCTTCGGCCCCACCGATAACGACACCGCCTACTGCATCTTCCTCCTGAACTCTCAGTCATCCTCCTCCGGCGGCAGTTCGAACGCCTGGATCTTCGGCGTCGCCGCCGGCTGCCTCGTCGTCGTGCTGCTAGCCGTGCTGGCCGCTTGGTGGCTTCGAAGACGGCGCCGGGAGCGGCTGCGCAGGCGGAGGAGGAAATCGATGAGGCCGGAGAGCGGGCCGTCGAAGGCGATGGAGTCGATCGGTGCGAGCACGACGCTGATCAAGTTCACCTTCGACGAGATCAAGGAGGCGACCAAGAACTTCTCGCGGGACAGCATAATCGGGCGGGGTGGGTACGGGAATGTCTACAAGGGGACGCTGCCGGACGGGTCCGAGGTCGCGCTGAAGCGGTTCAAGAACTGCTCGGCTGCCGGGGACGCCAGCTTCGCCCATGAGGTCGAGGTGATTGCAAGTGTTCGACATGTGAACCTGGTCGCGTTGAGGGGCTACTGCACGGCGACCACCCCCTTGGAGGGCCACCAGAGGATCATTGTCTGCGATTTGATGCGGAACGGGAGCCTCCATGACCATCTCTTCGGCTCGGGCGTTGCTCGGCTGAGCTGGCCCGCGAGGCAGAGGATTGCTGTAGGGACGGCGCGGGGATTGGCATATCTCCATTACGGAGCTCAGCCGGCGATAATTCACAGGGACATCAAGGCGAGCAACATTCTGCTGGACGACAGCTTCGAGCCGATGGTCGCCGACTTTGGCCTGGCGAGGTTTGCGCCGGAGGGGATGTCGCATGTGAGCACCATGGTCGCCGGGACTCTCGGTTATGTGGCTCCCGAGTATGCTCTGTATGGCCAATTGACCGAGAAGAGTGATGTTTTCAGCTTTGGAGTTGTGCTGCTCGAGCTGTTGAGTGGGAAGAAGGCGTTCGTTTCATTGGGCGAGGGGCAGGCTTTTCTTGTCACCGACTGGGCTTGGTCCCTGGTGCGGAAAGGGAGGACCTTGGATGTCATCGAGGAAGGCATGGAGGAATTGAGCTCCAAGGAGGTGTTGGAGAAGTATGTCCTTGTTGCTGTCCTCTCTACCCATCCTCAGTTGCATGCGAGGCCTACAATGGATCAGATTGTCAAGATCTTGGAAACTGATCTGGATGTTCCTTCGATACCGGACCGCCCGATTTCCATTATGGCAAGCAGGGAGGACATTGAGAAATCGGCGAGCAGCAGCGGCTCGGGTCAGCTATCAACTTTTGCTGGCTACCAGACGTTTAACTCCGCGAATGATGATGCAAATTCTGATGGTTCAGAGGTGGTGTGA